CAGTTTCAAGCGCAGGGATTTGTTGTCTTCCACGACTTGTTCGCGTTTTGCCACCACGGCTTTTTGGTGTTTTTCGGCTTTGGCGACAGCACCCGCGCCCTTTTGCTGGGCCCGGCGCATGGCAAAGAACGCGCCTGTGCGCCGTTCGTTCATATACTGAAGGTTCAGTTCCGATACATGGAGCTGGTAGTACAGATCCAGCGCTTCTAAAACCTTTTCAGCCGGCGCGTCTTTCATCATCTCCACAAACGCAGCGTCCGTTTGCGGCGTTTCGGCGTGCGCCGGAAGAGAACTGAACGTCAAAGCGATGCCGATTAAGGCCAGTTTGATGGATTTCATCATCAGTCAGTCCCTCACTTACCGCTGCGCACAAATTTGATGAACGAGGTGCCGTCCTTGTAGGCATCAGAGCTGACATAGCGCCCCGCCGTCATGAACATGGCCGGGTCTTGATAGCCCGTCAGACGCAAAGCTTCTTGGCCGTCTTTGCCAAAGAACACAAACACCGGGGTGGCGCGTACACGCATGTCTTGGGCGTATTTCTTTTCCGTTGTCGCTTCACCTTTGTGGGTCACGACCTCCAAATCGCCCGCCATGTTGATTTCGAACATGTAGAACGTTTCGTCGTATTGGTTGGAAACTTTGGGATGGGGAAAGACACGTTTGTGCATTTTTGCGCAGTACGGGCAGCCGTTGGTGGAAAACATCACCACCAGGTTTTTGTTTTCTTCCGCTGCGGCTTCCACTTCGGCTGGAATGTCATAGTCGATGGGCTCGATAATAAACTCGGTCGCTTGGCTGGGTGTTGCCACCAAAATCGCGAGACTTAAAGTCACGGCGCTTAAGAAAGCCCGTAGGATGGATGTCGGCATCGTCTGAGGTCCCCCTGCTTTTTGTTGCGTTTGCTTAAGCCACACCGGCAAATTCAAATCCGGCGCCCTCTACGGCTTGTTTGACGGTGGCCTCATCGGCCCCGCTTACGGTTAC
This window of the Magnetovibrio sp. PR-2 genome carries:
- a CDS encoding thioredoxin family protein, with protein sequence MPTSILRAFLSAVTLSLAILVATPSQATEFIIEPIDYDIPAEVEAAAEENKNLVVMFSTNGCPYCAKMHKRVFPHPKVSNQYDETFYMFEINMAGDLEVVTHKGEATTEKKYAQDMRVRATPVFVFFGKDGQEALRLTGYQDPAMFMTAGRYVSSDAYKDGTSFIKFVRSGK